A stretch of the Calypte anna isolate BGI_N300 chromosome 5, bCalAnn1_v1.p, whole genome shotgun sequence genome encodes the following:
- the RPL27A gene encoding 60S ribosomal protein L27a yields the protein MPSRLRKTRKLRGHVSHGHGRVGKHRKHPGGRGNAGGLHHHRINFDKYHPGYFGKVGMKHYHLKRNQKFCPTVNLDKLWTLVSEQTRLNYAKKEGMAPVIDVVRSGYYKVLGKGKLPKQPVIVKAKFFSRRAEEKIKEVGGACVLVA from the exons ATG CCTTCCAGGCTAAGGAAGACCCGGAAGCTGAGAGGGCACGTCAGCCATGGCCACGGCCGCGTTG gCAAACACAGGAAGCATCCTGGAGGACGTGGTAATGCTGGTGGTTTGCACCATCACAGGATTAACTTTGATAAATA TCACCCAGGTTACTTTGGAAAAGTAGGCATGAAACATTATCAcctgaaaagaaaccaaaagttCTGTCCTACTGTCAATCTGGACAAACTGTGGACACTTGTCAGCGAGCAGACACGGCTCAACTATGCCAAGAAAGAGGGGATGGCCCCAGTCATCGATGTTGTGCGCTCA GGCTACTACAAAGTGCTGGGCAAGGGGAAGCTGCCCAAGCAGCCTGTAATTGTGAAGGCAAAGTTCTTCAgtaggagagcagaggagaagatcAAAGAAGTTGGTGGTGCCTGTGTGCTTGTGGCATGA
- the TRIM66 gene encoding LOW QUALITY PROTEIN: tripartite motif-containing protein 66 (The sequence of the model RefSeq protein was modified relative to this genomic sequence to represent the inferred CDS: deleted 1 base in 1 codon; substituted 1 base at 1 genomic stop codon) has product MCQNPRPAASLAAVGRVRSPQRRGRESGGAERSEGRNRAGNRGVGGARVGSADPVTPPFPRLQCWRGRRGGFPKCERAEEQRTAHLQRREPRMLPCLHSFFKERNIXIYLFQGYSCISTEYEVLYEGTLSCPVCEQTCFARDLGKNFLVKNFPTGNSAMAKGCSTCKEKRPAHSLCTSCNRWLCSSCTEEHRHDKETGDHFLSVSLKGCTATEEAAGELSLFCPEHTQEPLKLFCETCDTLTCHSCLLTEHKEHRFRHLDEALQNQRIILENVITKVKEKKNGIQASAKQIEDRLLEVKLLYKKVENQIKTAKMVLMNEINKRTNILLEQLEKITSEKKQKLEQQLQGVVVLGRQVEHVQNFISWAVCSKNSIPFLFSKELIVFQIQRLLETNCNTDTGPPLKIRFTWDPSYWTKQLSNLGGFTMEGGHISHPDVLLYGNVQGLQTLYHGHHSPASQLEPVHTHPHHFTPAVQCPAPVCCPHCLSIPHPNKAQPSYQDLNRNKNFLQPPELHQQHFPLQCSTQQQDKEQRGSLQPTKLTQSGPEQQCRSEPENVSGRMGKHLPAQQQQQAAPLDAAVLSHEAQQVGRSHPQPFRTQASLQGSAVQVQLGQLQKIKSNPLQQPPPQQQPPASPPSGQNENAHKQVIQQSLDIMHHRLELEEMKKDLELLLQAQGQSSLQLNQAKPPQHVQQTIVGQINYIVRQPAPVQQQIQDERQVCESSTELDAQKPLVPLDKSDGSSLSQSPDEEGSVSSNCPENTLQQPAFHPVRKHSTSLSILGFTDSLVMELPSTRLSDPQMQGVAAVTLGPSPNADCDSPSESMPTYSLVLGRAPSDLSPGAAAGLPPGDQLQATTKCKLENEDCDAVDCCLENSLAAAGKDVVNELTLSMQKVLEEPINLSIKKSQHCASPSETLSSTSFLPLNTRMSQLSNKEDSSNCEKEHFEMGVKSHQNVRAGPKEQKIPYVRLERLKICTWEAGELPVFKLQPQDNEQEGNFLLIIDCGTQSSSMSIKINKDSPPEGLKSKEKSEDRKFLVSQAARDTHSPPVDTLSVDQKLSNGNSIMKKSPVTQEENPIENEDFCAVCLNGGELLCCDHCPKVFHLSCHVPALLSFPVGEWVCTLCRNPVKPEVEYDCENTRYRHSCNARYGLDDCDQKKCEKLLLSLFCSSMSLPFHEPVSPLARHYYQIIKRPMDLSIIRKKLEKKDEFHYSAPEELVTDVRLMFWNCAKFNYPDSEVAEAGRCLNVFFEGKLREIYPDRHFPSMQQEDSDSEEVESQNSQVPPQDFQGPSYGQECVQPKRRRRHAGKLQKQKHLIAKWPPC; this is encoded by the exons ATGTGTCAAAAT CCCCGCCCCGCAGCTTCACTGGCGGCCGTTGGGCGCGTGCGCTCCCCTCAGAGACGAGGGCGGGAAAGCGGCGGAGCGGAACGGAGCGAGGGGCGAAACCGGGCCGGGAACCGGGGCGTGGGGGGGGCTCGGGTGGGCTCTGCTGACCCGGTCACCCCGCCGTTTCCTCGGCTACAGTGCTGGCGTGGGCGGCGGGGCGGGTTTCCGAAGTGTGagagggctgaggagcagcGAACTGCGC ACCTGCAGAGGAGGGAACCCAGGATGCTGCCTTGTCTTCATTCCTTCTTTAAGGAG aggaatatataaatatacttgTTCCAAGGATATAGCTGTATTTCCACAGAGTATGAAGTTCTGTATGAAG gtacCCTTTCCTGCCCTGTGTGCGAACAGACCTGCTTTGCAAGGGATCTAGGTAAAAATTTCCTTGTCAAGAACTTTCCCACTGGGAATTCAGCTATGGCTAAG GGCTGCTCCACATGTAAAGAGAAGAGACCTGCTCACAGTCTCTGCACAAGCTGCAATAGGTGGTTGTGCAGCTCATGCACAGAGGAACACAGACACGACAAGGAAACTGGGGACCACTTCCTGTCTGTATCACTGAAGGGCTGCACAG CcactgaagaagcagcaggcGAGCTTTCATTATTCTGTCCAGAACACACTCAAGAGCCACTCAAGCTGTTTTGTGAGACCTGTGACACCCTTACCTGCCACAGCTGTCTTCTGACAGAGCATAAGGAACACAG GTTTAGACATCTTGATGAAGCTTTGCAAAATCAGAGAATTATCCTAGAAAATGTTATAACtaaagtgaaagagaaaaaaaatgggattcAGGCTTCAGCTAAACAGATTGAGGACAG GTTGCTTGAAGTAAAACTTTTATACAAAAAAgtagaaaaccaaataaaaacgGCCAAGATGGTTTTGATGAATGAAATCAATAAACGAACAAACATCCTTCTTGAACAACTTGAA aaaatcaccagtgaaaagaagcagaagttgGAGCAACAACTGCAAGGTGTTGTGGTTTTAGGCAGACAGGTAGAACATGTGCAGAACTTCATCAGTTGGGCAGTGTGCAGTAAAAACAGTATCCCATTTCTCTTCAGCAAAGAACTG ATTGTATTTCAGATCCAACGCTTACTAGAGACAAACTGTAACACAGACACAGGCCCTCCTCTGAAGATCAGGTTTACTTGGGATCCCTCCTACTGGACGAAACAATTATCCAATTTGG GCGGTTTCACTATGGAAGGTGGACACATTTCTCACCCAGATGTGCTACTCTATGGAAATGTACAAGGATTACAGACATTGTATCATGGGCACCACTCACCAGCATCCCAGCTGGAGCCTGTGCACACCCACCCACATCACTTCACACCTGCAGTGCAGTGTCCTGCACCTGTCTGTTGCCCACACTGCCTCAGCATACCTCACCCAAACAAAGCTCAGCCTTCTTACCAAGACCTGAACCGCAATAAAAATTTTCTACAGCCTCCTGAACTGCATCAGCAGCACTTTCCTCTGCAGTGCAGCACGCAGCAACAGGACAAAGAGCAAAGGGGCTCCCTCCAACCCACGAAGCTAACACAGTCTGGGCCGGAACAACAGTGCCGGTCTGAGCCAGAGAATGTGTCTGGGAGGATGGGAAAGCACTTACcggcccagcagcagcagcaggctgcacCCCTAGATGCTGCTGTGCTCTCACACGAGGCTCAGCAAGTTGGCAGGAGCCATCCGCAGCCATTCCGCACGCAGGCTTCTTTGCAGGGGTCAGCTGTGCAAGTGCAACTTGGTCAgctccagaaaataaaatcaaacccCTTGCAGCAGCCACCACCGCAGCAGCAGCCGCCAGCATCGCCACCATCAGGTCAGAATGAGAACGCCCACAAGCAAGTCATCCAGCAGAGCCTGGACATAATGCACCACCGGCTTGAGCTGGAGGAGATGAAAAAAGATCTAGAGCTTCTTCTGCAGGCCCAAGGACAGTCCAGCTTGCAATTAAACCAAGCCAAGCCACCTCAGCATGTTCAACAGACCATAGTTGGTCAAATCAATTACATAGTGAGGCAACCAGCCCCAGTTCAGCAACAAATTCAAGATGAACGACAA GTCTGTGAGAGTTCCACTGAACTTGATGCCCAGAAGCCTCTCGTTCCGCTTGACAAAAGTGATGGTTCCTCTCTGTCACAGTCACCAGATGAAGAAGGCAGTGTCAGCAGTAACTGCCCTGAGAACACATTGCAACAGCCAGCTTTCCATCCAGTGAGGAAG catTCAACATCCTTAAGCATTCTGGGTTTTACAGACAGTTTAGTAATGGAATTGCCTTCAACAAGGTTATCTGATCCACAGATGCAAGGTGTGGCTGCTGTAACTCTTGGCCCATCCCCAAATGCTGATTGTGATTCTCCATCAGAGTCAATGCCCACTTAcagcctggtgctgggcagagctccAAGTGACCTgagcccaggggctgctgctggcctcCCACCAGGTGATCAGCTCCAGGCCACCACCAAGTGCAAG CTGGAAAATGAAGACTGTGATGCTGTAGATTGTTGTCTAGAAAacagcttggctgctgctgggaaagatGTAGTCAATGAATTAACTCTTTCTATGCAAAAAGTGCTGGAAGAACCTATTAATCTTTCAATCAAAAAATCTCAACATTGTGCTTCTCCCTCTGAAACACTCAGCAGCACTTCTTTCCTGCCTCTGAATACCAGAATGAGTCAACTTAGCAACAAAGAAG ATTCCAGTAACTGTGAAAAGGAACATTTTGAAATGGGTGTGAAAAGCCATCAGAATGTCAG AGCTGGACCTAAGGAGCAGAAGATTCCATACGTGCGTTTGGAACGTCTGAAAATTTGTACATGGGAAGCAGGGGAGCTCCCAGTATTTAAGCTCCAGCCACAGGATAATGAGCAGGAGGGCAATTTCCTCCTGATAATTGACTGTGGGACACAGTCTTCAAGTATGTCTATAAAG aTAAATAAAGATAGTCCACCTGAAGGACTGAAATCCAAAGAGAAATCAGAGGACAGAAAATTTCTCGTGTCCCAGGCTGCCAGAGACACACACTCTCCTCCTGTAGATACTCTCTCTGTTGATCAGAAGCTCAGCAATGGCAACTCCATCATGAAAAAATCTCCAGTTACTCAGGAAGAGAATCCAATTGAAAATGAGgatttctgtgctgtgtgtcTTAATGGAGGAGAACTGCTGTGCTGTGATCACTGCCCCAAGGTCTTCCATCTCTCCTGCCATgttccagccctgctcagctttCCAGT AGGAGAATGGGTGTGCACACTGTGCCGTAATCCAGTGAAACCAGAGGTAGAATATGACTGTGAAAACACACGCTACAGGCACAGCTGTAATGCACGTTATGGACTTGATGACTGTGACCAGAAG AAGtgtgaaaagctgctgctttccctgttcTGCAGTAGTATGAGCCTCCCATTCCATGAACCTGTCAGCCCCCTG GCTCGGCATTATTATCAGATCATCAAAAGGCCAATGGATTTGTCAATCATAcgaaaaaagctggaaaagaaggaCGAGTTCCACTATTCTGCACCTGAAGAACTTGTGACCGACGTGCGTCTCATGTTTTGGAACTGTGCAAAGTTCAATTAT CCAGATTCTGAGGTTGCTGAGGCTGGACGATGCCTGAATGTATTCTTTGAGGGAAAACTGAGGGAGATTTATCCAGACAGGCATTTTCCTTCCATGCAACAAGAAGACTCTGATTCTGAAGAAGTGGAGAGTCAGAATAGCCAAGTGCCACCCCAGGATTTCCAGGGGCCCTCGTATGGACAGGAGTGTGTTCAGCCTAAGAGGAGACGGCGCCACGCTGGAAAATTGCAGAAGCAAAAGCATTTGATTGCTAAGTGGCCACCCTGCTAA